Part of the Halomarina litorea genome is shown below.
CAACGGTCACGACTCCCTAGCATGACCTACTCTTTCGTCACTGGGTTGGTTCCCGAGGTCCGGCACCGGGCCGGACGGGCGAGTGCCATCGGCGTGTCCCGGAACCCCGCCTTTTCGAGCCAGATATGAGCACGGTAGAGAAGCAACTCGACGAACTCAAAGCACAGATCACCGAGGAAGTCCCCGACGACATTTCCATCTCCGACGTCACCTACGAGGGCCCGGAACTGGTCATCTACACGCGCGACCCGAAGAAGTTCGCGCAGAACGGCGACCTCATCCGCACCCTCGCGGGCAAACTCAGGAAGCGCATCACGGTCCGGCCCGACCCGGACGTGCTCTCGCGACCGACCGACGCGGAGGCGGAGATTCGCGGGGTTATCCCCGAGGAGGCGGGCGTCACGGACCTCGACTTCCACGCCGACACCGGCGAGGTCGTCATCGAGGCCCAGAAACCCGGGATGGTCATCGGCCGTCACGGCTCGACCCTCCGTGAGATAACCCAGCGCGTCGGCTGGACGCCCGAAGTCGTCCGGACGCCGCCCATCGAGTCCTCCACGGTGTCGAACGTCCGGAACTTCCTCAAGCAGGAACGCGAGGAGCGCCGGGACATCCTCGAACGCGTCGGCAGACAGATCCACCGCAAGGAGATGTCCGACGACGAGTGGGTGCGTATCACCACCCTCGGCTGCTGTCGCGAGGTCGGTCGCGCCTCGTTCATCCTCTCGACGCCCGAGACGCGCATCCTCATCGACTGCGGGGACAAACCGGGTGCGGAGGGCGAGGTACCCTACTTGCAGGTGCCCGAGGCCCTCGGAGCGGGCGCGAACACCATCGACGCCGTCGTCCTGACCCACGCCCACCTCGACCACTCGGCGCTCATCCCCCTCCTGTTCAAGTACGGCTACGACGGTCCCATCTACTGTACGGAACCAACGCGGGACCTGATGGGCCTGCTGACGCTGGACTACCTCGACGTCGCGGCCAAGGAGGGGCGGACGCCGCCCTACGAGTCCGAGATGGTGCGCGAGGCCATCAAGCACACCATCCCCCTCGAATACGGCGACGTCACCGACATCGCGCCGGACGTCAAACTCACCTTCCACAACGCGGGGCACATCCTCGGGTCGGCGGTGAGTCACTTCCACATCGGCGATGGCCTCTACAACGTGGCGTTCTCCGGCGACATCCACTACGACGACACCCGCCTGTTCAACGGCGCGGTCAACGAGTTCCCCCGCGTCGAGACGCTGGTCCTCGAATCGACCTACGGCGGACGGAACGACTACCAGACCGACCAGGAGGACTCCGAGCGGAGACTCGTCGAGGTCATCAACGAGACCTACGAGAAGGGCGGGAAGGTCGTCATCCCCGCCTTCGCGGTCGGTCGGTCACAGGAGATCATGCTCGTCCTCGAGGAGGCGATGCGCTCGGGCAAGATTCCCGAGATGCCCGTCCACCTCGACGGGATGATCTGGGAGGCGACGGCCATCCACACAACCTACCCCGAGTACCTGCGCGACGACCTGCGCGACCGCATCTTCCACGAGGACGAGAACCCGTTCCTCGCGCCGCAGTTCAACCACATCGACCGCGGCGAGGAGGAACGACAGGAGGTCGCCGACGGCGACCAGTGTATCATCCTCTCGACGTCCGGGATGGTCACGGGCGGCCCCATCATGTCGTGGCTCGAACACATCGGGCCCGACCCCAAGTCGCGCATGGTGTTCGTCGGCTACCAGGCGCAGGGGACCCTCGGCCGCCGCATCCAGAACGGCTGGGACGAGATTCCGATGAACGGCCGCGGCGGGCGGTCGAACACGCTCACGCTGAAACTCGACGTGGAGACGGTCGACGGCTTCTCCGGCCACGCCGACCGGCAGGGCCTGGAGAACTTCGTGCGCACGATGAACCCGCGCCCGGAGAAGGTGCTCTGCGTCCACGGCGACGAGTCGAGCGTGCAGGACCTCTCTAGCGCGCTCTACCACGAGTTCAACATGCGGACGTTCGCGCCGAAGAACCTCGAGACGTTCCGGTTCCGATAGGTCCGCACGTCCGTCGAATCGGGTTCGGCTCGTCCGCCGTGGCGGGGCTTCATTACCCGGCCGCGCCTTCTGGTAGGTATGAGTGAATCCGACGCAGCGGTCCAGCAGTTCATCCGGAAGGCAGACGAGGTGTTCCACGAGTACGAACGCGGCTACATGGACGCCGACGCGGCGATGAACGCGATGGAACTCTACGTCGACGAACTGAAAGCGGAGACGCAGTAGCCGGTCGTTCTGCGAAACGTGAGCAAACCACATAGCCAGCGCTGCCGTACGCCGGGCCATGGACGTCTTCCTCGTCGACGGCGCTCGCACGCCCCACGGCGCACTGCTCGGGTCGCTCGCGGGCCACACGGCGGTCGAACTCGGGACGGTGGCCCTCGACGGCCTCCTTGACCGCGTCCCGGTCCCCCCCGACGCCGTCGACTGGGTCTGCCTCGGCAACGCCATCCAGGCGGGACTGGGGCAGGTCCCCGGCCGACAGGCCGTCGTCGCCTCCCGCCTCCCCGAGACGACACCCGCGACCACCGTCAACGAGGCGTCCGGGTCGGGCCTGCGGGCCATCGCCCTCGGCACCGACCGCATTCTGGCGGGACGGAGCGAGGTGGCCATCGCCGGCGGGATGGAGTCGATGACGAACGCGCCCTTCCTCGTCCCCGACCACCGGCGGGGGCGACGGCACGGCGACAGTAGACTGGTCGACTCGATGGTCCGCGACGCCCTCTGGGACGAGAGCTACGACGCCCACATGGGCGAACTGACCGAGGCGCTGGTCGAGCGGGAGGGCATCTCGCGGGAGCGACAGGACGAGTACGCCGTCGAGAGCAACCGGAAGGCGCTGGCGGCCATCGAGTCGGGGCGGTTCGCCGACGAGACGGTCACGGTGGAGACGCGCGACGGGCCAGTCGACACCGACGAGGGCCCCCGGGACACCTCGATGGAGCGACTGGGCGACCTGCCGGCCGCCTTCGGCGGGACCATCACGGCGGGCAACGCCTCGAAACTGAGCGACGGGGCGGGGGTCGTCCTGCTGGCCTCCGGCGACGCGGTCGAGGACCACGGGGTCGACCCCCTCGCGCGCGTCGTGGACTACGTGGTGACCTACCGCGACCCGAAGTGGTTCAACGACGCCGTCCCGGACGCCGTGGAGGCGTTGCTCTCGAAGACGGGCCTCGACGTGGCAGACGTGGGCCTGTACGAGTTGAACGAGGCGTTCGCCGCCCAGATGGTCCACACGAGCGACCGTCTGGGTATCCCCGCCGACCGCCTGAACACGCGCGGCGGGGCCGTCGCCTTCGGTCACCCCATCGGCGCCAGCGGCGGGATGCTCGCCGCCTCGCTCGCGTACGCCATGCGAGACGACGACGTGCGCTACGGGATGGTCGGGATGAGCATCGGCGGGGGCGGCGGCATCATGCTCCTCCTCGAACGCGCGTGAGGATTCAGTCGTCTCGGTCGTCCGGGTCGTCGAGGTTCAGGCGCGCCCCGGGGTCGGTGCCGTCCCACGGTTCCATGAGGTAGGTGTCGAAGAGGTGGCCGACGGCGAAGATGGTGAGGGGCAGGCCGACCATCGCGAGGACGGCGACGAGGAACGACTCGACGCCGCCCGGCATCGAGAGTGCGATCGGTGACGTCACGTGGTGACAGTACGCACCCGACGGACATGAGTGTTCGTCGCACATGAAGGGTTATACCCCATCGCTCCGGGGTAGGGGTATGACCGGCTTCTCACGGCGAATCGAGGAGATCTCCATCAGCGGCATCCGGAAGGTGTTCGAGGCGGCGGGCGAGGACGCCATCAACCTCGGCCTCGGGCAACCCGACTTCCCGACGCCGGCACACGCGAAGCGAGCGGCCATCGACGCCATCGAGTCGGGGCGCGCCGACGGCTACACCTCGAACAAGGGCACGCTCGAACTCCGGGAGGCCATCGCCGCCAAACACGACCGGGACAACGACTTCTCGGTGGACCCCGAGGATGTCATCGCCACCGCGGGCGGGAGCGAGGCCCTCCACATCGCCATGGAGGCCCACGTCGAGGACGGTCAGGAAGTACTCTTTCCGGACCCCGGATTCGTCTCCTACGACGCCCTCACCCGACTGGCCGGCGGGACGCCGAAACCCGTCGAACTCCGCGAGGACCTGACGATGGACCCCGCCGCCGTCGAGGCGGCAATCACCGAGGACACCGCCGCGTTCGTCGTCAACTCCCCGTCGAACCCGACCGGCGCGGTCCAGTCCGAGGAGGACATGCGCGAGTTCGCCCGCATCGCGGACGACCACGACGTGCTCTGTATCACCGACGAGGTGTACGAGCGCATCACGTTCGGGCGGGACCACCACTCGCCGATGGCGTTCGCCGAGACGGACAACGTCGTCGTCGTCAACGCCTGCTCGAAGACCTACTCCATGACCGGGTGGCGACTCGGGTGGGTCGCCGGCAGCGAACGACGCATCGAGCGGATGCTCCGCGCCCACCAGTACGTGCAAGCGTGCGCCAGCGCCCCGGCGCAGTTCGCGGCCGAGGCCGCCCTCTCCGGCCCGCAGGACGTCGTCGGCCAGATGGTCGAGACGTTCGAGGAGCGCCGCGACATCCTGCTGGACGGACTGGAGGAGATGGGACTGGACACCCCCACGCCGCAGGGGGCGTTCTACGCGATGCCCCGCGTGCCCGACGGGTGGGTCGACGCGGTCATCGACCGCGGCGTCGTCGTCGTCCCCGGCGACGCCTTCGGGCAGGGCGGCGCGGGCCACGCCCGCATCTCCTACGCCGCCAGCACCGAGCAGTTGAAACAGGCCGTCGAAATCATGCGCGAGGCGACCGACGCGGTCCGCTGAGTCCTCGAACCACGAACGCGCACCACTTCCCCCTCGAACTCGTAGTGTCGACGTGGACTCACTCGCACCCGCACACGTCCCGTTCTACGAGACGCCCGCCGAACAGCGTCGGGTCTGGGAGCGATGTGCCGACCGCGACCTGCCGGTCGTCGCGGTCCGCGACGCCGAACGCGGTTTCGTCGTCAGATACGACCTCCAGCACCTCGACCGGGAACTCTCCCCGGACGCCCTCCAGCGACTCCGCGACCGACTTCTGGCCCACCGCGACCGCGACCCCCTCGACGCCCGAATCTCGCAGGTCGAGCAACTGGGCGGGGAGACGGGACCGGTCTCCGGCGAACTGCACGAGGGGACCGAGAAGCGAGCGCGGACGCTCGCCTCGCACCTCGCGGAGACGGTCCTCGACGAGCGCAACTGGGCCTGACCGTACCGTGCGACCGTTCGTCACACCACCCTGACACTTTTTACTCCCCGCGGGTCTCGGAACGAGTGAGGACAATGAACCCCGTTATCCGCTTCGATTGACCCCGGTCCCACCGGCCCTCGTCTCCCGTGGACGAGTCCTCGCCGTGTCGGGACCCCCGTCTCGGCACGACTGCTCCTGCCGAGTGCCGCATCGCTCACGAGTGCCCACCCCCCGCAGTCAGATGTCACGACAGCACTCACCCCGTTCCCGACGTACCGCCCCTGAACCCGCCGCCCTCGACCGGCCCCGCGCCCTCGCTGGCACGTCCGGTCACCGCCGCGTCCCCGCCGACGCCCGGTCGCTGACCGCGACGCTGGCGATGACGCTCCTCGCGCCTCTCGCCGTCGCCGTCGTCGCCTACCCGCTGACCGCCCTCGCGGCCCTCCTGACGCTGGCCGCCCTCGCGGCCGTCGCTCGCGCCGCCGCACGACGGGTCGCCGGCCGGCAGGCCTCGCTGGCCGTCCCCGGCCTCGGCCTGCGCCTCGACGTCGGCCTCGCCGAACGCTGACCGCTCCCCGGTCGGCGTGAAAGCAGCCTGACGTTTTATTGCCGTGTCACGCTACCGTTCAGCATGGCTATCGCCAGACACGGAGACGGCGTCCGCGCCGACCTCGCGGCACTCGCCTCGCAGGTCCACCCGGTGTTCATGCTCCCGCCCGTCGCCGCGAGCGCGTTCGGCGCGGTGCTCGCCGGGGAGTTCTCCGTCCCACTGGCGCTCTTGCACATGGTGACGGCGTTCTTCGCGCTGTACACCGCCCACGTCAAGGACGGCTACGTCGACTTCCACGTCCGCGGCGAGGACAACGACCATCCCCTGAGCGCGGCGGGGTGTCGCCGCACCCTCGCCGGGTCCTCCGTCCTCTTTTTCCTCGGGACGACGGCCATCGCCGTCCTCGTCGGCCCCACCGCCGCCCTGCTCACCCTCCCGGGGTGGGTCATCGGCTATCTCCACGCCCCGCAACTGGACATGAACCCCGTCACCGCGACGACAGGCTACCCGCTGGGAATCGGGTTCGCCCTCGTCAGCGGCCACTACGTCCAAGCCGAGTCCGTCTCGCCGACCGTCCTCGGCTTCGCCGTCGTCTTCGTGGCCGTCCTCTCGGGCATCAAGGTCATTGACGACGCGAAGGACTACGAGTACGACCGCTCCATCTCCAAACGCACCGTCGCCGTCGTCCTCGGGCGCGAGCGCGCGCGCACGACGGCCTACCTCCTCATGGCGACGGGGATGGTCGTCGTCTGTGCGCTCGCCGTCCTCACGCCCGTCTTCCCGCCGGGGAGCGTCCTCGCCGTCGCCGCCTTCGCCGCCATCGCCCTCCTCACCCGCCGGATGGACGCCGAACACACCACGATGGTGCTCATCCGCGGGTCGTACGTCTTCCTCGCTCTCCTCGTCGTCGCGGTGTGGTTCCGGCCGTTCCAGTGAGGGCGTCGGGGGGCTTTTTCACGGCACACGGCGAGTGACGGCCATGACCGACTGGTTCGACGACCGGGAGGCCCTCGCAGAGCAGTACGCCGACGCCGCCAACCTCTCCGACCGCGTCGCCCTCCACGAACGGTTCTCGACAGCCGAGGTGGACCTCCACCCGTGGCTGTTCGACCGCCTCGACCTCCCGTCGGACGCCCGCGTCCTCACCCTCGGCGGCGGGCCGGGCGACCTCTGGGCGGCCGTCCCCGACCGCGTTCCCGAGGGCTGGTCGGTCCTCCACACCGACGCCTCGCCGGGGATGGTCGAGGAGGCACGCGAGACCCTCCGCGACGCGAACGGCGGGTTCGGCTTCGGCGTCGTCGACGCCGCCTCGCTCCCCTTCGCTTCGAACTCCTTCGACGCCGTCACCGCGAACCACATGCTCTACCACGTCGCCGAGCGCCGCCGTGCGCTCCGCGAGGTTCGTCGGGTTCTCCGGCCCGGCGGGCGACTGTACGCGACCACGAACGGCGAGCGGGCGCTGAAGGAGGTGTACGAGGTCGCGGAGGGGGTCCACGGGGGCCCCCTCGCTCGAATCGACGGGTTCAGACTGGAGAACGGGCGCGAGCAACTCGCCGACGTCTTCGAGTCCGTCACGCTGCACCGTCACGACAACGCCCTCGCCGTGACGGAGGTGGAACCCGTCGTGCGCTACCTCTGCTCGCGCGAGGAGTTCGGCCCCGAGGACGCCCCCGACCTCCACGCGGCGTTCGTCGACCGGTTCGAGGACGGCGTCCTCCACGTCGAGAAGGACACCGGCGTCCTCGTCGCCCGGAAGGAGGGAGGTCGATGAGCGCTCCGACCCTCACCGACGGCGACGTCTTCGCCGCCGACACCGAGAGGGTGGTCGCGGCGATGGAGTCGGCGTTCCGCGAACACGCCGCCGGAACGCTCGTCGCGCCCCCGCGCTGGTCGCTGGACGTTCCCGCTGGAGAACTCGTGTTCACGGCGGGCGCGGCCCTCGGCCGGGGCGCGATGGGCTTTCGCGTGTACGAGACGCTCGGGACGGGTGACGACCACACGCAACTCGTGGCCGTCTTCGACAGCGAGTCAGGGGCCTACCGGGGGCAGTGCGTCGGACACGCCGTCGGCCTCCTGCGCACGGGCGGCATCGGCGGCGTCGCCATCGACCACCTCGCACCCCGCGACGCGTCGACGGTGGGCGTCCTCGGGTCTGGCGCGCAGGCCCGGTCGCAACTGGAGGCGGCCTGTGCGGTCCGGGATGTCGAGGCGGCACTGGTTTACTCGCCGACGAGGGAGCACCGCGAGTCGTTCGCCGCGACCCTCCGGGAGTCCACGGGGGTGCCCGTCGAAGCCGTCGAGAGCGCCGAGGCGGCGGTCCGCGACTGCGAGGTGCTGGTGTGTGCGACGGACAGCGACTCGCCCGTCTTCGACCCGGAGTGGCTAGCGCCGGGCGCGCACGTCACCACCCTCGGCCCGAAGTTCGCGGGAGCGCACGAACTCCCCCTCGCGATGGCCGAGGCCGCCGACTGCATCGCGACGGACTCGCTGGCGCAGGTCGAGGGGTACGCGGAGTACCGCGACCCGTTCTTCCTCGACTCGCCCCGGGACGAGATGGTCGAGTTGAGCGCCGTCGTCGCGGGCGACGAGGTCGGACGCGAGAGCGATGACGACCTGACGCTGTTCTGTTCGGTCGGCCTCGCGGGGACGGAGGTCGTCCTCGCGGACGCCTTGCTCTCGGGGCGGGAGTAGTCGGGCGGGATCGGACGGGGTCGGGCGAATCGAGTCGCGTCGGGTGGGGGCTTCATGGCCCGTCCGCGAGTAGGCCCCGGCGATGACCGACGACACCGACGACACGCCGACCGGCGAGACGGCCATCGACGCGGGAATCTGCGAGCGCGTCGCCGCCGAACGCGACGTGGACGCGGACGACCTCGCGGGCGCGTTGGACGTGGTCGCCGCCGACCTGACCGACGAGCACTCGCGGTTCGAACGCGAGTACGACCACACCACCGTCGAGGGGTCTCGAATCTACTTCGTCGACGGCGAGGAGTGGGCCGACATCGGCGACCGACTGGACCTCTCGGAGTCGACGCTCGGGGCGGTCCGGGCCGCCCACGAGGAACAGGCCGAGCGACTGCTCTCGGAGGCGACGACGGGCTACCGGGAGAAACTGGCCGAGGGGACGGCGGTCGTCGCGGGCGTCGACACGGCAGAGGAGATGGTCTGAGCGCCCTCAGGAGGCCGTACTGACGATCTTCACCACGTCGCCCTCCGCCAGTTCGTAGGCGTCGCCGATGCGGCGGTTCTCCTTCGCGTTCACGGCGTGGAGGTAGCCGTCGCCGATGTCGGAGTGGACGGCGTACGCGAGGTCCTTCGGCGTCGAGCCTCGGGGTAAGAGAAAGGCGTCGGGGAGGACGTTCTCCTGCCCGTCGGTCCACTTCCCCTCGTTCTGGACCGGGTAGGCGGTGACGTGGTCGAGGAAGTCGTAGACCGCGGTGTCGAGGGCTTCCTGTACGCCCGTCCCGCCCCACGCCTCCATGACCGTCCGGATGCGTTCGAGGCCCGCCTCCTGCTTCTCGGAGACGTCGCCAGTGACGGTGAAGTCCGGGTCGCCGGGGTCGTAGTCGATGACGCCCGCCTTCGCCGCCTGTCGGAGGGCGAGTTCCCCCTCGGCGGTGGCCGGTACCACGACCTCTGCGGCCTCCCGGAGGCGGTCGAGGTTCTCCTCGCTCGCGGCGTCGGCCTTGTTCGCGACGACGATGATGGGCTTCGAGCGCTCGCGGAGGTCACGCGCGAGTCGCCTGCGGTCCTCGTCGGTCCACTGCTTGGGGTCGGTCGGGTACTCGACGGTGCGGAGGGTGGCGGCCACATCGGCCTCGCTCGCGCCGATGCCGGTGAGCATCTCGGTGAGGGCGTCTTCGAGGTCGAAGTTCGGGGAGCGAGACTGGCGCTCGACGGACTCCCAGTTGCGGTCGACGATGCCCGCCATCCAGAGGTCCATCTCCTCCTCGATGAAGTCGACGTCCTGTACGGGGTCGTAGCTCCCCGGTTCGACGGGTTCGCCCTCGGCGTTCGTCCCGCCGGAGGCGTCGACGACGTTGAGGATGACGTCGGCGTTCGAGAGCGCGTCGAGGAACTGGTTGCCGAGGCCGCGCCCCTCGTGGGCGCCGGGGACCAGTCCCGCCACGTCAAGCAGTTCGATGGGGACGTACCGTTTCCCGTCGTGGCAGTGTTCGTCGCCACAGCGCTCCTCGCGTTCGAGACAGGGACACTCGGTCCGGACGTGGCTCACCCCCCGGTTCGGGTCGATGGTCGTGAAGGGGTAGTTGCCGATGTCCACGTCCGCGAGCGTCGCGGCGCGGTAGAAGGTGGACTTGCCCGCGTTGGGCTTGCCCGCGAGCGCGACTGAGAGCATACCGCACCCCTCGCGGGGGGACCGGGTGTGCCTTTCGGTCGCGCGACTCTCGCGTCCCGCGCTCGTCCGAACCAGTTATCATCGAACCGCCGGTAGCCGGGGACGTGTCGAGCGAGGAGTTCCGCGTCGATATGCACGTCAAGATACTCGACGAGCGAGTCGTCGAGCGAGCGAAGGCGCGCGGCCTCGACGCGCTGGTGTACGCCCCCCACTTCGTCCGGTTGCCGAACATCGCGGCGAAGGCCGAGGCGTTCTCCGACGAGGATCTGCGGGTGTTCCCCGCCCGCGAGATATTCACCGGGTCGTGGCGCGACCGGAAGCACGTCCTCGCCGTCGGCCTCACCGACCCCGTCCCCGACTTCGTCACGCTCGAGGGGGCCATGCGGGAACTCGACCGGCAGGACGCCGCCGTCCTCGCCCCCCACCCCGAGTTCCTCACCGTCAGCCTGGAGGAGTCCGACATCCGGAAGTACGACGTGGACGCCGTGGAGGTGTACAACCCGAAGCACTTCCCCGAGCAGAACGACCGCGCGCTCGAAATCGCCCGCGAGACGGGTCTGCCGGGCTTTACCTCCTCGTACGCCCACCTCCGGGGGACCATCGGCGAGGCGTGGACCACCTTCGAGGAGCCCGTCACGGACGCTTCGGGTCTCGCCGACCTGCTCAAGGAACGCGCCCCGCGCCGGGTCTGTCACCGCGACGGCCTCGAACACCGCCTGCGCTGTACGGTGGAGGCCGCCCACCTCGTCTACGAGAACACCTGGGGGAAGATAGACCGCGTCCTCCTGTCGGCGACGGAGGCGACCCACCCGGGGCACATCGCGTACGACGGTCGATTCGACGACGTCCGCGTCTACTGAGCGCGTCGGCTGGCGGGCGCGGGGTTTTCCGAGAAGTGACGATCCGACGCGCTTACAGGAGGGCGGCGATGTCCGCGGTGTTCGGGTGGACGAACACGCGTTCGCCGCGGCGGTCGACCTCCAGCAGGTCGCAGTCGGCCAGCATCGGCAGGTGGTTGTGGTACAGCGAGACGAGCACGCGGTCGGTGCGCTCGTCGTCGCCCTCGTCCTCGAACTCCTCGCCGACGACGGCCTCGGCCAGCGCGTCTATTTCTATCGCGTCGTCGTGCGTGGCCAGGACGCGCAGGGTGGCGCGACGGCGGGCGTTCGCGAAGACGCGACACAGCGCGTCGCGGGACTGTTCGCTCGTCTCGAACTGGGGCGGTCGGGCGGCGGCGATGGAAGTGGTCTGACTCTCCATACGAACAGTCTCAAGATTGTACGCATTAGCTCAGCACCCCCAAGGATTTGGGACCGGGTCAGTCCGGCCCGGTGGTGGCGACGGGCTGATAGTTTCTCGAGGATGTCGGGGTCGACCCCGCGGCACCTCCCCGGTCGTAACAGATATTACTACCTCCTGTCTCGGTTGGTTTCATGAGTGAGGCGCTGGAACGTGTCTCGACGGGTATCGACGGGCTCGACGAGGTGCTCTACGGGGGGTTCATCCAGAACCGGACGTACATGATTCGGGGAGAACCGGGCGCGGGCAAGAGCATCCTCGGACTCCACTTCCTCGTGGAGGGGGTCGCCGCGGGCGAGGACGTCATGTACGTGAACATGGAGGAACCCGTCCGCGAGATACGCGAGAACGCGGCGTCGCTCGGCGTCGACGTCTCGGACATCGACTTCCTCGATATGAGTCCCGACTCGGAGTTCTTCACCGAGGACCTCTCGTACGACATCTTCAGCCCCGACGAGGTAGAAGGCGACGTCCTCACCGACCGCATCACCGAACGGGTCCGGGAGGAGTCGCCGACGCGCATCTTCGTCGACCCCATCACGCAGATGCGACAGCTCTCGCCGGACGAGTTCCAGTTCCGCAAGGAGGTGCTGTCGTTCATGCGGTTCCTGAAAGAGCAGGGGGCGACGGTGGTGTTCACCTCGCAGGCGACGCAGGCGACGCCGGACGACGACCTGCAGTTCATGTGCGACGGCGTGGTCGAACTCGACCGCACCTCGCGCGGCCGGACCGTCTCGGTATCGAAGTTCCGCGGGTCCGGCGTCGAGAACGGCGACCACGCCCTCAGCATCTCCGACGAGGGGATGACCGTCTACCCGCGTATCGTCCCACGCGACTACGAGAAGGAGTTCTTCGCCGAGTCCATCCCGTCGGGGGTGCCGGAACTCGACCAACTGCTCAACGGCGGCCTCGAGCGTGGCACCGTCACCATCGTCTCCGGGTCGCCCGGCGTCGGCAAGACGACCACCGGCCTCCAGTACATGAAGGAGGCCGCGGGTCGCGGCGAGCGCTCCGTCGTGTATTCCTTCGAGGAGGCCCGGAGCACGCTCGTCCACCGCTGTGAGTCCATCAACATGCCCATCACGGACATGATGGACCGCGGGACGCTCGCCATCGAGGAGGTGGAGGCGCTCCAGCTCTCGGCGACCGAGTTCGCTCACGCCGTCCGCGAGGAGGTCGAAGAGCGTGACGCCCGCATCGTCATGATCGACGGCGTCGAGGGGTACAAGCAGGCCCTGCGCGACGAGAACGACAACCTGACGCGCGAACTCCACTCGCTCTGTCGCTTCCTCAAGAACATGGGAGTGACCGTCATCCTCATGAACGAGATACGCACCATCACGGGCGACTTCACGCTCACCCAGGAGGGGCTGTCGTACCTCTCGGACACCATCGTCTTCATCCAGCACATCGAGATGGACTCGCGGATGCGGAAGGTCATCGGCGTCCTGAAGAAACGCACGAGCGACTTCGAGCGGACCGTCCGTGAGTTCCGCATCACCGAGTACGGCATCCGTATCGGCGAACCGCTGACGGGTCTCGACGGCATCCTCACCGGGAACCCGACGCGCGCGCCAGGTGACGACGCTTTCGCCCACGACTCTGCGGCCGAATCGTTCCCTCCAAGGGCTGACCAGATCCCCGACGGCCACGGCGGACCTGACGGGTCGTCACGCTGGCTCGACGCCGACCGAGACCGATCGCAGTGACCGACCCGTCATCGGGGGACGACGGGACACACGCGGTCGCGGCCGAACGCTGCGGCGACCGGCAGCGACCCCTCCTCGGGGGACCGACGGGGACGCCGCGCGTCGTCGTCTTCGTCGCCCACGACGAGAACCGGCGGCTCCTCGCGGAGTGGCTGGCGACCGACTACGACGTGGTGACGGCGTCGTCGCCCGACGACCTCGACGGGTCGTTCGACCTCGCCGTCGTCGACCGGGTCGCCCTCGCCCACCACGAGGAACCGCTGATGGAGCGAAAGCGCCGCGAACGACCCGTCCTGTTGCCCTTCCTGTTCGTCGTCTCCCAGCAGGAACTCGACCGTCTCGGGCCGGGCGTCTGGGAACAGATCGACGGCGTCGTCCGCGAACGGGTGGACGAACTCATCACCACGCCCATTAAGAAGGCGGAACTGGAGGGTCGGCTCTCAAACCTGCTCAACTCGCGGGAGCTCTCCCTGCGACTCCGTGACCAGCGCGAGCAGTACCGCCGCCTGCTGTCCGTCGCGCCGGAGACCATCACCACCGTCGACTCCGACGGGACCGTCCGGTACCTCAACAGCCGCGGGGCGGAACTGTTCGGCGTCGACGACCCCGAGGCGCTCTA
Proteins encoded:
- a CDS encoding ornithine cyclodeaminase family protein; protein product: MSAPTLTDGDVFAADTERVVAAMESAFREHAAGTLVAPPRWSLDVPAGELVFTAGAALGRGAMGFRVYETLGTGDDHTQLVAVFDSESGAYRGQCVGHAVGLLRTGGIGGVAIDHLAPRDASTVGVLGSGAQARSQLEAACAVRDVEAALVYSPTREHRESFAATLRESTGVPVEAVESAEAAVRDCEVLVCATDSDSPVFDPEWLAPGAHVTTLGPKFAGAHELPLAMAEAADCIATDSLAQVEGYAEYRDPFFLDSPRDEMVELSAVVAGDEVGRESDDDLTLFCSVGLAGTEVVLADALLSGRE
- a CDS encoding redox-regulated ATPase YchF; amino-acid sequence: MLSVALAGKPNAGKSTFYRAATLADVDIGNYPFTTIDPNRGVSHVRTECPCLEREERCGDEHCHDGKRYVPIELLDVAGLVPGAHEGRGLGNQFLDALSNADVILNVVDASGGTNAEGEPVEPGSYDPVQDVDFIEEEMDLWMAGIVDRNWESVERQSRSPNFDLEDALTEMLTGIGASEADVAATLRTVEYPTDPKQWTDEDRRRLARDLRERSKPIIVVANKADAASEENLDRLREAAEVVVPATAEGELALRQAAKAGVIDYDPGDPDFTVTGDVSEKQEAGLERIRTVMEAWGGTGVQEALDTAVYDFLDHVTAYPVQNEGKWTDGQENVLPDAFLLPRGSTPKDLAYAVHSDIGDGYLHAVNAKENRRIGDAYELAEGDVVKIVSTAS
- a CDS encoding PHP-associated domain-containing protein, producing MHVKILDERVVERAKARGLDALVYAPHFVRLPNIAAKAEAFSDEDLRVFPAREIFTGSWRDRKHVLAVGLTDPVPDFVTLEGAMRELDRQDAAVLAPHPEFLTVSLEESDIRKYDVDAVEVYNPKHFPEQNDRALEIARETGLPGFTSSYAHLRGTIGEAWTTFEEPVTDASGLADLLKERAPRRVCHRDGLEHRLRCTVEAAHLVYENTWGKIDRVLLSATEATHPGHIAYDGRFDDVRVY
- a CDS encoding DUF7344 domain-containing protein, encoding MESQTTSIAAARPPQFETSEQSRDALCRVFANARRRATLRVLATHDDAIEIDALAEAVVGEEFEDEGDDERTDRVLVSLYHNHLPMLADCDLLEVDRRGERVFVHPNTADIAALL
- a CDS encoding ATPase domain-containing protein, with translation MSEALERVSTGIDGLDEVLYGGFIQNRTYMIRGEPGAGKSILGLHFLVEGVAAGEDVMYVNMEEPVREIRENAASLGVDVSDIDFLDMSPDSEFFTEDLSYDIFSPDEVEGDVLTDRITERVREESPTRIFVDPITQMRQLSPDEFQFRKEVLSFMRFLKEQGATVVFTSQATQATPDDDLQFMCDGVVELDRTSRGRTVSVSKFRGSGVENGDHALSISDEGMTVYPRIVPRDYEKEFFAESIPSGVPELDQLLNGGLERGTVTIVSGSPGVGKTTTGLQYMKEAAGRGERSVVYSFEEARSTLVHRCESINMPITDMMDRGTLAIEEVEALQLSATEFAHAVREEVEERDARIVMIDGVEGYKQALRDENDNLTRELHSLCRFLKNMGVTVILMNEIRTITGDFTLTQEGLSYLSDTIVFIQHIEMDSRMRKVIGVLKKRTSDFERTVREFRITEYGIRIGEPLTGLDGILTGNPTRAPGDDAFAHDSAAESFPPRADQIPDGHGGPDGSSRWLDADRDRSQ